The DNA sequence GCGATTTCGCGCCGTACGCGAGGCCCTGCGCTCTATCGCGGGCTACCTACTTGTAGAGGTCACGGACCACCCACCCGAACTTCGTCCGCGTCCAAGCGCCGCTGTGAATGCCCGGCGTCGGCCGGTTGCCGATGTAGAACTGCAGATCCATCAGAGGGTCGGTCGCTGCCGACATGTCGCCGTAGGCCTCGACCCGGTAGCCGTACGAGGTGCCGTACGAGGTGATCCTGATCTCGGCCTTGTAGACGCCGCCCTCGGTGAGCGCCGCCGGGTTCGCGTACTTGAACCGCTTGTGGGCTGCGAATTGCTTGAACACGCCGGGAGGCAGAACGGCGCTGTAGATGCGCCCCCGCGCGTTGCTCAGCAGCCACCCGACCTCCGAGCCTGCCACGTTCACGGGTTCCGTGATCGTCACGCGCCCGTGCGACGTGAACTGGTCGAGACCCGCCCCGGCCGGTCCGAACTTGATGGCCGTGGGGTCCTTCTGGATGATCGGGCAGCGGCACTCGCCGCCACCGTTGATACAGGCCGTCTGTTGCTTCGGCGTCGTGCAGGGGTGGTGGTCCTGCGTCCCACCTTCGCACCTGGACGGCCCGCAGGCGGGATCGGCGCAGTCGATGAGCCCGTTGCAGTCGTTGTCGATCATGTCGGCGCAACCCTCGGGCCCGGTCGGGACGCAGCCCTGGAGGGTGGTGGTGGTCGTGCTGGGGACCGTCGTGGTCGTCGTGGGGATGGTCGTCGTGGTGGTGACGCACAGGATGTGACTCTGGTCGCAGACGCCGTTGCCGTCGCAGCCGGCGGTCGTGCAGGCGTCGCTGTCGGTATCCGGGCAGGGCGTGCTGGCGGGCACGTTCGGGAAGTCGCAGCTCCCCGTCTGCGGGTTGCAGGTGGGCGGCCCGGTGCAGGGGTTGGCGTCGTCGGTGCAGGTCTTCACCATGTGGTTCTGGTCGCACCCCCCGTTGCCGTCGCAGCCGGCGGTCGTGCAGGCGTTGCTGTCGGTGTCCGGGCAGGGCGTGCTGTCGGGCACGTTCGGGAAGTCGCAGTTCCCCGTCTGCGGGTTGCAGGTGGGCGGCCCGGTGCAGGGATTGGTGTCGTCGGTGCAGGTCTTCACCATGTGGTTCTGGTCGCAGCCGTCGGTCACGCTGCCCCCGGTGGCCAGCGTGCCGTTGCAGCCCGCCGTCGTGCAGGCGTTGTTGTCCGTGTCCGTGCACGGCGTGCTGTCGGCCACCGGGGTGTGGCTGCACATCCCGGTGCTCTGGTCGCACATGTCCTGGGAGCACTCGATGTTGTCGTTGCAGTCCGGGCAGAGCGGGATCGAGCTCGACTGCTGCCCCGTCGAGGTGAGGTTGTTGTCGCACCGGGCGTCGTTCTGGGACGCCAGGTAGCCGGTGCGTGCCGTCGGTGCTCCGCGCGAGCACCTTGACGTCGAACTCGAGGGCGCAGAAGCCGGGGGGAATCGTCTGGCTGGCCGGGATCATGACCGGGCTGCTCGGGGTGAACACGACCTCGTTCGGCGTGTCGCTGACCCCGTGGCCGGTCGCCCAGGTCACGCCGCACGTGGTGGTGATCGTCGAGTCGCCCTCGTACTCGACCTTCATCCCCTCGTCGGTGCAGGGGATGCCGAGGGTGAAGTTGCTGTCGCAGTCGAGGTCGAAGCGCAGCCGGTTGACGTTGAGCTTGGTGCCGCCCTGGATGCTTCCCGTGCCGAGCGTCAGCTTGACGCGGACGACGTCACCCGGGAGCGCGAAATCGGGTCCGCCGACGTAGTCGATCGTGATCAGTCCGTTGCAGGTGTTGACGGCGTGCGCGACGCGCGGAGCCGCCGCGCTGACGGCGATCGCGAGCAGGCCGAGCCGCAGGATCCTCGCCCCGGCGGCCGGGCCCGCATTTCCCGGCTTCGACGCCGAAGCCTTCCCGTGGACACACATCTCGGCACCCTCCTCGCAGGTATGGCGAACGGGACTACCCGTAGCATCGCCCGTTCCAGCGCCGACGGGCCTGCGGGGACGCGACCAGGCTGTGGTCGGCAGTCGATGTCAAGCACGAAAAGCCGACCAGGGGACGGCGCGAACGGTCAATGGGGACCGGGCGTTGGGGGACGGAGGAGGGGGCGCTGCAAGACGGTCACAAGACTGCCGAAATGCCTCGACCTGCAGCTCTGCGGGCTCCTCGTACTACCGGGCAACCCCCAAGAGCCCCTAGAAGTACCCCTCGGGCTCGTCCTTGCCCCGGGGCGCCTCGCCGCGGCTCGGGATGTACTTCCCGGTGATCATGTCCTTGTAGCCCATGCCGGGAGCCACCATCGGGTAGACGTGCGCGGTCTGGTCTACCATCACCTCGAGGAAGGCGGGTCCGGGGAAGCTGACGAACTCCTCGAGCGCCGGACGGACGTCCGGGATCGCGGTGACCCGCCGGGCGAACCCGAAGCCATCGGCCTCGACCGCCTTCACGAAGTCTTTCTTGTGGAGGGTCTTGTCCGAACCCGAGTAGCGGTTCGAGTAGAAGAGGTCCTGCCACTGACGAACCATGCCGTCGCCCAGGTTGTTGAGCAGCAGCACCTTCACGGGGATGTCGTAGTTGGTGAGCGTCTCGAGCTCGCCGAGGTTCATGCGGATCGAGCCGTCGCCATCGACATCGATCACGAGCTTGCCGGGGTTGGCGAGCTGGGCGCCGATCGCGGCGGGGAGCCCGAAGCCCATCGTCCCCATGCTGCCCGAGGTGAGGAAGCTCCGCGGCGCGTGGAAGTCGAGGTACTGCGCGGCCCACATCTGATGTTGGCCGACGCCCGTCGACACGATCGCGTTGGCCCGGGTGATCTGGTTGAGGGTCGAGAGCACGTACTCGACCTGGATCAGGCTCGAGCCGCGGTTGTAGTTGAGGGGGTGACGGAGGCGGAGCTCCGCCACGTGCGCGCGCCAGCGGCTGAAGTCCTTCTTGAAGCCCGCCCCCGCCTCGAGGAGCTGGTGGAGGCCGCGCCTGGCGTCCGAGACGTGGGCCCAATCGACGTGCTTCACCTTCTCGATCTCGGACGCGTCGATGTCGAGGTGCGCGATCCTGGCGTGCGGGGCGAACTCCTTCACCTTGCCGGCCACGCGATCGTCGAAGCGCGAGCCGACGGCGAAGAGGAAGTCGCAGTCCTCGACCGCATAGTTGGCGTACGCGGTGCCGTGCATGCCGAGCATGTGCAGCGAGAGCTCGCTCGTCGTGTCCATCGCACCGATCCCCATGAGCGTGGTCACGACGGGGATGCCGAAGCGCTTGGCGAAGGCCCGCAGCTCGGACCCCGCGTTGCCGTTGATGACGCCGCCGCCGGCATAGATGAGCGGCCGGTCCGAGGCGCCGAGCAGGCGGAAGAAGGCGTCGGCGTCCGGCGACGAGATCGTGGCGCGCTCGAGCGCCTCCAGCCGGTCCTGGTAGCCGCGCATGTGGAGGAGTCCCGCGCCGCGGAAGGTCCCCTTGGCGAGCTGCACGTCGCGCGGGATGTCCACGACGACGGGTCCCGGCCGACCGCTGCGCGCGATGTGGAACGCCGTGCGGAGGGTCTGCTCGACCTTCGTCTCGTCGGTGACCAGGAAGACGTGCTTCGCGCAGGCCGCCATGATGTTGAAGACGGGTGCCTCCTGGAACGCGTCGGTGCCCATCGCGACGCGCGGCACCTGCCCGCAGATGAGCACGATCGGCACGGAGTCGGCCTGGCAGTCGCGGACGGGTGTCACGGAGTTGGTCGCGCCGGGACCCGAGGTGACGAGGGAGACGCCCACCCGGCCGCTCGAGCGCGCGTAGCCCGCGGCCATGAACCCCGCGCCCTGCTCCGTGGCCGGCACGATCAGCCGGATCTCGTCCTTGCCGGCGCGGCCCTCGTTGTAGCGGAAGACGGCGTCGTAGGTCGGCAGGATGGCGCCGCCGCTGTAGCCGAAGATCGTGTCGACGCCCTCGTCGGCCAGCACCTGCACGATCATGTCGGCGCCGTTCATGACGGCCCCGGCGAGCGGGTGAGGCGCGGCGGCTGCACCGGCGACGGTGGCGCGCGGCGGCTTCATGGCGATCGACATCGACGGCTCCTTGCGCTCGGTGCGAGCTTCCGATCTATAGCGCGGATCAGGACTGGAGGCGACCCATGCGCATCCGCGCATTACAGCACGTCTCGATCCGGAGCCGCGACCTGGCCCGCGCGCGCGATTTCTACGAGCGTCTGCTGGGGCTCCCGGCGGTGCCCCGCCCCGAGCTCGGCTTTCCCGGCGCGTGGTACGGCATCGGGACGAACCAGCTCCACCTGATCGCCCACGAGAAGCTGATGGAGGGAATCGACCCGACCGACCCGCACTTCGCGCTCGAGGTCGAGAGCCTGGAGGCCGTCCGGCGCGAGCTCCAGACAAGCGGCATCCCCTACCTCGACTTCGGCGGGCCGCAGCTCTGGGTGCGCGACCCCGACGGCAACGTGGTCGAACTCTGCGAGCCGAGCAGCGTCTAGTGCCCGGATGGGCCCGGGCGGCGGTCGCCCGCCTTCGCCCAGCCGGCCCCGCTACGCTGATCGCCCGCCTTCGCCCAGCCGCCGCCGGCGCGCTCGGTGCTGCTGGTCCAGCCCCGAGAGCTTGCGGGCGAGCCCGTCCCGCCTCCCGCCTGCCCCCCGGGCTTCGCCCATCCCTCCGTGCCCGAGCTCACCGAACCCGAGCTCAGGTGGCTCTTCACCGTGCCGAGGGTCGCGGCCGGGCGACCGGCGCTCGTCCCGCTGAGGGTCGAGTGGGTCCCCATGGCCGCGGTCGTGTCACCGAGCGTCTGGGCCCGTCCCCCGGCGGGAACCATCAGACCGAGCACCAGCCCCATCCCCAACAACCCCATCACCCGTGGTCGCATCATCTCCTCCCGGACGTGGCGCCAGTGTAGCGCCCGCGGACGCGGGTCTAAAGCAGCATCCGCCTGGGCACGTGGGGGAGCGCCCGCTCAGCGCGGCCGGAAGACGAGGCAGTACTGATAGGGGAGCACGTCCGGCTCGTCGGCGAGCGCATAGCCCGCCGCCCGCATCTCCTCGACCACCTGCTCGCGCGCGAGCCGGTGCTCGAGCTCGGGGCCGACCGGCGTCTCCCGCTTCTGCCAGTCGACGACCGCCACGCGCCCGCCCGGCGCGAGCGTCCGCCGCAGGCTCCCGAAGTACGCCACCCGGTGATCGATGTGGTGGAAGGTGTCGACCAGCAGGACTAGGTCCACGGCGCCGCGCGGCAGGCGCGGGTTATCGGGCGACGCCAGGATCGGCACGACGTTGTC is a window from the Deltaproteobacteria bacterium genome containing:
- the ilvB gene encoding biosynthetic-type acetolactate synthase large subunit produces the protein MKPPRATVAGAAAAPHPLAGAVMNGADMIVQVLADEGVDTIFGYSGGAILPTYDAVFRYNEGRAGKDEIRLIVPATEQGAGFMAAGYARSSGRVGVSLVTSGPGATNSVTPVRDCQADSVPIVLICGQVPRVAMGTDAFQEAPVFNIMAACAKHVFLVTDETKVEQTLRTAFHIARSGRPGPVVVDIPRDVQLAKGTFRGAGLLHMRGYQDRLEALERATISSPDADAFFRLLGASDRPLIYAGGGVINGNAGSELRAFAKRFGIPVVTTLMGIGAMDTTSELSLHMLGMHGTAYANYAVEDCDFLFAVGSRFDDRVAGKVKEFAPHARIAHLDIDASEIEKVKHVDWAHVSDARRGLHQLLEAGAGFKKDFSRWRAHVAELRLRHPLNYNRGSSLIQVEYVLSTLNQITRANAIVSTGVGQHQMWAAQYLDFHAPRSFLTSGSMGTMGFGLPAAIGAQLANPGKLVIDVDGDGSIRMNLGELETLTNYDIPVKVLLLNNLGDGMVRQWQDLFYSNRYSGSDKTLHKKDFVKAVEADGFGFARRVTAIPDVRPALEEFVSFPGPAFLEVMVDQTAHVYPMVAPGMGYKDMITGKYIPSRGEAPRGKDEPEGYF
- a CDS encoding glyoxalase; this encodes MRIRALQHVSIRSRDLARARDFYERLLGLPAVPRPELGFPGAWYGIGTNQLHLIAHEKLMEGIDPTDPHFALEVESLEAVRRELQTSGIPYLDFGGPQLWVRDPDGNVVELCEPSSV